GCCGGTGCCGCCCTCGGCCGTCCGGGCGGCGAAACTGCGTGGGGAAGGGCTGTCGCTGGCCGCGATCGCCGAGAGGCTGAACGCCGAGCAGGTGCCGACACCGTCGGGCAAGGGGACGTGGGCCAAGAGCAGCGTCAAGTACGTGCTCGACCGGCACGACGCGGCTCAGGAGCCGACGTAGGCCCTTGAGGACGCGGGTTGCAGGCTTGCCCGCGCACGGTGCCGGGGGTGGGGTGGGATCTCCTCGTGTCGGCCGATCTCCGATCGACCGGGCCGGCTCCGGGACGGCCAGGCTCGGCGCAGCCGACCGCGAAGCGGCTTGGCCTGGTCGTCTTGGAGCCGGTCTGGTAGCCCTCTGGGCGGCCGGCGCGAGGAGATCCCACCCCAGGGTGACCACTCACCCACCTGGCACCGGCGGTCGTTCCCCGGGCATCTCCGAGAGAGGCCCCGCCGGAGGCGTCGATATTGGAGAGCCCGACCACGACGGGCCGGGCGGCTGGCGCCTCCTGGACCGGGTCGCTACCCCTGGCCGTAATTCCGCGGCATCAGCTCCGCCGCGTAGAACCCAAGGTCACCCGGGCTTACCGGACCACCCCGTCCCTGGACGGACAGAAAGCGCACGCCGGGCTCAAGCTCCTCCGCCGTGGCGTGCGGCCAACGCGTCAAAGAAGGTGCGCAGAAGGTCGCTGGGCCGGGCTTCCTCCCGCAGCTCCTGGCCGCCGAAGCGGTAGACCTCGTAGCCACGCAGCCGCAGGCCGCGGTCCTCGGCGACCATCTCCGCGTACCGCTGAGGGCTGGCCCGGCCGAAATCGTCGGCGTAGTGCTGGACACCGTCGCACTCGATCACCACGCGCGCCCGGTTCGGCAGCAGCAGGAGGAAGTCCATCCGCTGTCGGGCAAGGGTGGTTCCGCCCTGACGCTTCGTGTACGGGTCGTAGTGGAGATAGACCTGCGGAATCAACGCGGGGATGTCGGGGCCCAATCGCAGGTACCGGTCGGCGTAAGTGCGCAGGATCCGCCGCTCTGCGTCGTTGCTGCCCAAGGACCGATCCAGCCGGCTGTAGAGGCTCCGGGAGACCTCTGTCGGCGATCGGCCGGTCAAGCCTTCCCGATCGGCCCACCAATCAGTGAGTTCCTTCCAGGTGAGCCCGCTCGGACCCAGTGGCCGGTCATAGACCAGGCAGTACTGCTCGTTTTCCACGAGGGCGATGTCGTTGTTGACGGCATCCCGGAAGACGATCTTCGGTTTGGGCCCGTCTGCCGCGAAGATCAGATTCTTTAGGTCGCCGGCGACACCGGTCGGACCTAGGCGGTCCACCAGCGCGGCCAGCCCCGGCGCCTCAACCTCATCCAAAACGCGACGCGCGACGTCGGCCAGTTCAGGCAGTGTGTGGTCCCCCAGGATGGACCAGACGAACGCCGCCTTGGTCAACGACACCCATTCGTCTGGCCAGGGAGCCAGACCGAGGTCCTCAAAGAAGTTCTCGATCTGCCGCCGCGTCATGCCGTCCCGGAGATGCTCGGCGATGGCGTCCCGTAAGCGTGAAGGGCTCACAACCTGCATGGCATCTGACTGTAGGTAAGCGGTAGGACACGACCGCTGTCCCGGACCTATCTCGACGTGGCGTGCCGGGGCTGACTACCGTGGGCGGGGAGTCGATCACTACGGGGGCACGATGACCGACGAAGCTGCGCAGCCTGCACCGCCGCGGACTATGGACAGCACGATCGCGAGCTTGCAGGACCAAATCGACCAGCTCACGTCCACGCTGGAGCACCACCAACGGCTGTTCGAGCGGTTGCGCGCCCAAGGGGTGCTGACAGCGGGTGAGCCCGACGACGAGCGAGCTCCATGACGACGCCTGACCGCAGCGACGACCAGGTCGCGGCTGAGGTCGCCGAGCGCGTCGACGCGGCCCGCGACCGGGCTGCGGCCTTGGCGCTGCGCGCAGCGTCCCTGGACGCCCAGGTCACACCCCGACCTCCGACGCGGTCCCGGGTCACCTCCGCCGAGCAGGACCGTCTACTGGCCGCGCAGGACCTCGCAGCCCGCTTCTACCGGGCGCAGCTCGACGGGCCGGACGGCGCGGGACCACGCCGATGGCTGGCCGGGCAGGGCGTACCGGTCGACGGACGGTGGATGCTCGGGTACGCGCCGGGCCGCCCGACGGCGCTGGTCAACGAGCTGCGCCGGGCCGGCTTCACCGACACCGAGATCCTCGCCTCCGGGCTGGCCTCGACCGGCCGGGGCGGGCACCTCGTCGACCGCTTCCAGGACCGGGTCATGGTCGGCGTACGCGATCCCCAGACACACGCCGTGGTCAGCTTCGTCGGATACGCGCCGCCGGGAGCCGACCCGTCGGTGCCGCCGGTGCTGCACGGCCCGGCCACCGCAATCCACCGGCCGGCCGATGCGCTGGTCGGGCTCGCCGAGCAGCCGGAGCGGACCGGCCGGCCGGTGGTGGTGGCCACGTCGGCGCTGGAGGCGATCGCACGGTCCGCGACGGCCGGCGAGGACGCCCCGGTGGTGGTCGCACCGTGCGGGCCGACCCTGACGCCTGGACAGGTCGCGGTACTCACCGAGCAGACCGAGGTCGCTGCGGGCGTGACCGTGGCCATCGGTGCCAGCGAGGCCGGCCGGCGCGCGGCGGAGCGCGCCTACCACCTGCTTGCCCCCGCCGTGCAGGCCCACCCCACGATGCCGGGAGCGCTGCGGGCGGTCGGCCCCCGGCCGCAGGACGGTGCGCGGCCGTTACTGGAGGCCGTGGTCACCGCCCGGGTCGAGTGGGCGGCCCGGACCTACCAGACGCCCGCGGGCCGCGCCGGCGTCGCCCGCTCGGCGCGGTCGCTGCTGCGCTACCAGGTCGGCGCGAGCGGGGTGGACGTCGCCGCCCTGGAGGCGTACATCGCCCGGCACCTGGACCCGGAGCCTGCCCACGACGTGCAGCCGGCGGCCATGGTCGACGTGCCGGCGCCCGCTCCGGCCGTCCTGGACGGCGCGGCCACGGCGCACGCGCCGCCGGTGGTCGACGCGGGCGAGGGGGCGACCGCCGACCCGCCCGCCGACGGTGACCAGGACGGCCCGGCCGACGCGGAGGAGACGGATGAACCACTACGGGGCGCAGGCCCAGCGGCACTGGCGGACGTACCTGCCCCAGCGGTACGCGACCATCGAGGACCCGAGCAGCTTCTTCTCGACTTTGGGGGAGCAGGCAGCGGAGCAGATCGAGCAGCGGACGCGGGAGCTGGCCGGTCCGGATCAGCCGGGCGAGGGGTACCTCGGCAAGCTCGGCCGGCTGAACGCGGCGAAGCAGATGGCGGAGGAGGAGATCCTCCCCGAGCTGATCCTGATCGACCCGAACGCCGAGCAGGCGGCGAACGAGACGCCGACCGGCTCGACGACGCCGGCGGCCAGCCCGACGTGGACGCCGCTGGTGGAGGACCCGAACGACCCGTGGTGGCAGCGGGTCGCGGAGGAAGAGGACGACCAGAACGACGACCCGGTGACACCGGCCCGGTAGCCGGTCCGGTTGACGACGTCGGCGCGGCCGGGCCCGGCGACACCGGGCCGGCCGCCGCCGTCGACCAGGCGCCCGTCGCCACGGCGGTTGATGACACGGAATCGTTCCGGCCGCGCGGGCAGCAGGACCTGGCGCCCGCTGGCGAGATGGCCAAGCTCCGGGCGAACCTGGCCGCTCTGCGGACCCTGCGGGAGGTGCAGGCCGCCGGGCGGCCGGCGACCGCCCAGGAGCAGGCTGTGCTGGCCCGCTGGTCGGGGTGGGGTGGGGTGGCGGGGGTGTTCGAGGCCCGCACCAACCATCGCGACTACGCCCGCTTCGCCGAGCAGCGAGCCGAGTTGCGGGAACTGCTGTCGCCGGCGGAGTACGCCGCAGCGGAACGCACCGTCCTCAACGCGCACTACACCGACGTCGCCTACGTGCAGGCGATCTGGGACGCGGTGCGGGAGTTGGGCTTCGACGGCGGCGCGGTGCTGGAACCGGGCTGCGGGTCCGGCAACTTCATCGGCTTGGCCCCGCCGCAGGCGCGGATGGTCGCCGTGGAGCTGGATCCGGTGACCGCCGGTATCGCCGCCGCGTTGTACCCGCACGCGGAGATCCGGACCGAGAGCTTCGCCGACACCCGCGCGCCGTCCGGCGCATTCGATCTGGCCGTGGGCAACGTGCCGTTCGCGCGGCTGCCCCTGGTCGACCGGCGACACAACCCGGGCCGGCACTCGCTGCACAACCACTTCATCATCAAGAGCTTGCACCTGACCCGGCCTGGCGGGCTGGTTGCGGTGCTGACCTCCCGTTTCACGATGGACGCCCGGCATCCGGCGGCCCGGCGGGAGATGGCCGCGCTGGCCGACCTGGTTGCCGCGGTGCGTCTGCCCTCGGGCGCGCACCGGGCCACCGCCGGAACGCAGGCCATCACCGACCTGCTGATCCTGCGGCGTCGAGAGCCGGACCGCGAGCCTGCTGCGATGACCTGGGAGCAGACCCGACCCCTGGACCTCGACACGGACGCCGAACAGCCCGAGCACGTCAACGGCTACTTCCTCGACCGGCCGGAGCGAGTGCTCGGGGAGATGGCCCTGGGGCGGGGCATGAACCGCGACGGCGAGCTGATCGTGCGCGCGAGCGGCGACCCGGCCGAGGACCTGGCGCGGGTACTGCGCGACGTCGTCGACGAGGCCCGCCGCGAAGGCCTGACCATGACGCCCCGCGGCGACGCCGACCGGCCTGCCGAACCGCTGGCCGTGCTCGCGCCGACCGATCGCGCCGAGGGCCACATCGAGGCCCTGGACGACGGCACCTTCACCACGGTTGCTGATGGTCAGGTCGTGCCCCACCAGGTGCCTGCCACGCAGGCTGACGAGCTGCGGGCGCTGCTCGGGCTGCGTGACACCGTGACCGCCCTGCTGTCCGCCGAGGCGGCCACCCTCGACGACGGTGACGAGCACGGAGGCCCGGCCGCCGAGGGCACGCCAGCGGCGCTGCGCGCGCAGCTCAACGACCGATACGACGCCTACGCGGCCGTCTACGGTCCGCTCAACCGGTACACCCGGCGTCCGACCGGCCGCACGGACCCGGAGACCGGCGAGCCGAAGATGGCCCGGATCAACCCGCCGATGGGCAAGTTCCGGCAGACCGACCCGCACGCCGCCACCGTGTTCGCCCTCGAGCACTTCGACGAAGCGACCCAGCGCGCCACCAAGGCCGACATCTTCGCCCGGCGCGTCATCCTGCCCCGTGCCCCGCAGCTCGGCGCCGACACCCCGCAGGATGCCCTCGCGATCTGCGTCGACACTCACGGCGAGGTGCGGCTGCCAGAGGTGGCCCGGCTGCTGGGTGTCAGCGAGCCGGAGGCCCGCGCCGCGCTCGGCGAGCTGGTCTACGACGAGCCCGACACGGGGCGGCTGGTGGAAGCCCCGGAGTACCTGTCGGGCAACGTGCGCGTCAAGCTGCGTGCCGCGCAGGCCGCCGCCGAGGACGACCCGCGTTTCGAGGCCAACGTGCGGGCGCTGCACCGTGTCGTGCCCCGCGACCTCGGGCCGGGCGAGATCGACGCGGCGTTCGGCGCGCCGTTCCTGCCCGCCGCCGTCGTCGAGCAGTTCCTCCGGGAGACGCTGCGTGACCCGGGGCTGCGGGTGGAGCACGTCGGCGGCTCGGACTGGCGGGTCCGCGGCTCGCGCGCCGGCGTGCTGGCCCGCTCGACCTGGGGCACGCCGGGCATGGCCGCGCCGGACCTGGCGCAGCGGCTGTTGACCAAGACCCCGATCCGGGTGTTCGTGGAGGTGGAGGAGGGCAAGCGGGCCCTCGACGTGGAGGCCACCGCTGCGGCGCAGGCCAAGGCGATTGAGCTGGAGGAACGCTTCGGCGCCTGGGTGTGGGAGGACCCGGACCGGGCCGCCGAGGTCGCCACCACCTACAACGAGATGTTCAACGCCACCGTGCCGCGCTCCTACGTCGGGGTGACCCGGTCGCTGCCGGGCATCGCGGTGGGCTTCGTGCCCCGCCCGCACCAGGTGGAGGCGGTGGCCCGCATCGTCGCCGAGCCTGCCGTCGGCCTGTTCCACGCCGTTGGGGCCGGCAAGACCGCCGTGATGGCCATCTCCGCAATGGAACAGCGCCGCCTCGGCCTGGTCAACAAGCCGGCGATCGTGGTGCCCAACCACATGCTGGAGCAGTTCACCCGCGAGTTCCTGCAGATCTACCCCCGGGCCCGGCTGCTGGCCGCCGGCCGCGACGACATGAGCACCGAGCGGCGCCGCCGCTTCGTCGCCCGGGCCGCGACCGGCGACTGGGACGCCATCATCATGGCCGCGAGCTTCTTCGAGCGGCTGTCGCTGTCCCTGGACGAGCAGCGCGCCTTCCTCGACGAGGAACTGGCGGAGCTACGCGAGAAGATCGTCCGCGCCGGTGAGCAGGCCATCGAGAACGGCGAGAGCCCCAAGCGGAACAGCACCGTCAAGCGGCTCCAGAACACCCTCGCGCGCAAAGAGGAACGGATCAAGGAGAAGCTGAGCAAGGCCCGCGATCCGGGTGTCACGTTCGAGCAGACCGGCATCGACTTCATCTACCGCGACGAGTTGCACGAGCTGAAGAACGACACCATCAACAGCGCCATCCCCGACGCCGGCCACGAGGGCTCCGACCGGGCGGTCGACTTCCGCATGAAGCTGAGCTATCTGCGCCGCAAGCAGGGCCTTCGGGTGGTGTGTGGCGCCACCGCCACCCCGATCGCCAACAGCGTGCGGGAGCTGTACGTGGTGACCCGCCAACTCCGCCCGGACCTGCTGGCGGCCACCGGCACCAGCGACTTCGACACCTGGGCGGCCACCTTCGCCAAGGTCGTCACCGCCATCGAGGTGTCGCCGACCGGGCAGGGCTTCCAGATGCGCGCCCGGCTGGCCAAGTACACCAACGTGCCCGAGCTGTCGCTGATGATGCGGACCTACGGCGACGTCCGTACGCCCGAGGATCTGGCGCTGCCCACGCCGCTGCTGACCCAACGCGACGACGGCGAACGCGCCCCGCACATCGTCACGCTCGACCCGTCACCCGAGCTGGAGGAGTTCATCTCCAGCCTCGACGAGCGCGTCGACGACATCCGCAACCGCCGCGTCGAGCCGGAGCAGGACAACATGCTCAAGGTCTCCGGGGAGGCCCGCGCCGCCTCCCTGGACATGCGCCTGATCGGCGGCGAGCAGAACACCCCCGGCAAGATTGACGCCGCCGCCGACCGCATCGCGGCGATCTGGCGCGACACCCGCGACACCGTCTACCTGCTCAACCCCGACGCCGACACGCCGGTGCCGCACCCCACCCCGGGCGCCCTGCAGATCGTGTTCTGTGACCAGTCGACACCCAGCCCGGAGAAGTGGAACGTCTACGACGCCCTCGCCGACCTGCTGGTCGAGCGGGGGATGCCCCGCGAGAAGATCCGCTACATCCACGAGGCCGACACCGACGCCAAGAAGGCCAGCCTGTTCAACGCCTGCCGCTCCGGCGACGTCGCCGTGCTCATCGGCTCCACCGCCAAGATGGGTGTCGGCACCAACGTCCAGGCCCGCGCGGTCGCGCTGCACCACCTCGACTGCCCGTGGCGGCCGGCTGACGTTACCCAGCGCGAGGGCCGCATCCTGCGCCAGGGCAACCAGAACGCCGAGGTCAGCATCTACCGCTACGTCGTCGCCGGCAGCTTCGACGCCTTCTCCTGGCAGACCGTGGCCCGCAAGGGCACCTTCATCGACCAGATCATGCGCGGCACCTCCGCCCGCGAGATCGAGGACGTCAGCGACGAGACCCTGCAAGCGCACCAGATCAAGGCCATCGCCACCGGCAACCCGCTGCTCATGGACCGCGAGCAGGTCGCCCAGGACCTCACCCGCCTTGACCGCGCCGACCGCGCCCACCACAACACCCAGGCGGCGCTGCGCCGACAGATCGGCGACCTCAAGGCGTGGATCGCCAAGGACACCCGCCGCGTCGACGTCCTCGACGACGCGATCAGCCGCCGCCAGGACACCCGCGGCGACAAGTTCACCGCCACCGTCGCCGGACACCGGTTCACCAAACGCGCCGAGGCGGGCCGGGCCCTGCAACACGCCCTGACCGCCCACTCCCAGGGCCTCGCCTCCACCGACCAGCGCGAAGCCGACGGCGTGGCCGAGCTCGGCGGCTTCCGCGTCGACGCGGTGCTCTGGACCGGCCGCGACGGACTGCTCGTCGCGCTGAAATTCCACGGAATCCCCGACTCCTCCACCACCATCAGCCTCACCGCCGCGATCGAGGGTGACCCCACCGGCCTGGTGCGCCGGCTGGAGAACCAGCTCACCGACCTCGACAGCACCCGGGCCACCGTGCAGGCGCGCATCGCTCAGCAACAAGACGAGATCGACCGGGCCGTCGAGCAACTCGACCAGCCCTTCCCACGCCGCGCCGAACTGCTGGACACCCGCCGCCGGCTGCGCGCCATCAACGCCGTCATCGACCTGATGGCCGCTCCACCACCACCACCCACGCCGAGCGCACCGCCCGCCGTGCCGGTCACCGTCACCGACTGGATGCCAGCCGACCTGCGCGAGGGCCTGACCCCCGACGAACAGAGCTGGCTCGAACGCCGGGTACAGAACGTCGCCGGCGACAGAGCCGTCCAGCAGGCCGCCCGCACCACCGATCTGCCCACCTTCGCCGCCACCTTCGACACCGCGCTCAGCCACGCGCTGGCCGACCCCGGCAACACGGAGATGGCCGTGGCCGTCATGCTCCGGTGCGACGAGCCGGACTGGCGCCACGCCCTCTACAGCGCCGCCGGGCAGGCCGTGCACCAGGTCGTCCGCGCCGCCCCACCACCGGCCCCGGCGGCCCCCACCGCGCCGCCGCAGCGTGACGTCGAGCCGGACCAACCTCAGCCGGTGAGCCCGATGACGCCGTCCGCCATCGTCGCGGCCACCACCCAGGCAGACCGGGCCCTGCTCGACGCCTGCACCAGGCAGGCCGTGCGCGTCGACCACGTCCAAGCCGCCGCCCAGGCCGGTGACGAAGCGGCCTTCGCCGCCGCCTTCACCACCGCGATGACGGCGGCTATCGATCAGCTCGACGACCCTGCCGACGCCCAGCGTCTCAGCGAACTCCACGGCAACGAGGCGTTCCGTGGCGGCATGGCCCAACTCGTGTGGAGCAAACTCACTCCGCTGCCACGCGGCGGCCAGGGCGCCGTGCCCGACTCGCGGCCGGCCGACGCCGCCGCGGTCGCGGCCACCGCGTTCCCCTCCGCCACCACCGCCGTGCCGTCGCCAGCGTCGGCACGGCCCGCAGCATCGGCGGCGCACAGCACCGCGCCAACGGCTGAAGCTGAACCCGCCCGGTAGGACAGTGGGCCGCCAGAAGAGGTGCTGCCGCGCCGCTTCCGGTCCTCGCGCCGTGGCCGGCGCTGCGGTCCGGGTCGGCTTGCCACCGATCTACCCCCGGTCACCATGCGAGGGATGCGGCAGATTGAAACAGGCGTACTAGGTTCGCCACCAGCTCAAACAGCCCCTGGCGAGTTGGCACGGATGCCGGTGACGCGCCGGACACACCGCCCAACTTGACCCAAGCCAGTGAAGCGACTGCAATGTGAGACGCACATGTAGTAGTCACACGGGCGTAAGTCGCCTACAGGTTGGGTTCGACTACCGGGATGCTCACCGGCCGAGATCAACCAACGTAGGGGGCCCGCCCGGCGTCACGACACGCCGCCCTTCGGTTCGGAGTGTCGGTCGTGTCGTGTTCGCACAGTAGGCTTCGCGAGGCAAGCCGCTACGGCCTCCAGTGTGGAACTGATCGTCCCTGAACGCGCGCGGGGGACGAAAGATCCACAGATCGATGGAGGTGGTTGGTGGCGAAGCACAGGGCACGGCCTTCTGGCCGCGGTCCGCGAACTGGCACCGGTTGGTGGCGGGACGCGGGCGAGGGAACAGCGACTGCGCTGAAGATCCTCTACTACCTGGTGATGTTGGTCAGCACCTTGACCGGCTCCACCGGAGGCGGGCTCACCTGACCCATAAGGCCAGGTGAACCGCCAACCGAACCAGCCGCTCGCTCGGGCCTCGACAACTCGGAGCGATCGGCCTCGTGTACCGCTCTGTATCGTTCTGTAGCGCACAGTGCGCTACAGAACGATACGAGCCGAGCATACGGTGGGACTGCTCCAGGGGCGAGAAAGAGTCAACGCAGTGTCGTGGATTTCTCGTCCGAGGGGTAGTCAACCGGACCGGGGACGGCGCCAGCTCGCCGTCCCCGGCACCCATCGCCACGTCAACGCCGCCGCCGGCGCGGCCAGCAGTACCAGCAGCTCGCGGAACCGCGCCAGCGGCTGAGCCTGAGTCCACCCGGTAGGAGAGTGGGCAAGGCCAGGGAAGGTGCTGCCGCGCCGCTTCCGGTCCTCGCGCCGTGGCCGGCGCTGCGGTCCGGGTCGGCTTGCCACCGGTCGGTAGACAACTCACGGTTTTCGCCGCAGCACTCCGCTGTTGAGCCACTGCACGATCGTCGCGGCCAGGTGGACCGCAGACTCTCCTTCTACCTGGGACTGCCGACGGGAGTTGGGGCTGCCGGCGTGCCGAGATTGCCCTTCCCACAGGAGTGCCATCATGTCCACGAGCCGGCCAATGCCAGCCGGAGCGCCAGTGCTGTCACCGATCGCAAGCTCCCACTGGCTTTCTTGGTTGCGAAGGTCTCGGATGACAGTACCGAGAGTGGGCCTCGGGTTACGGGGCGAAACAACTGGACAGGCCACGGCCTCCACTGCCAGCACTGCCTCGTCGTATGCCTTGTCTGCGTCCGGATTCCGTCCGTAGGCCGCCCGCCAAGCAGCCGCCAGATGGTCGGCGGCATCGTCGCGCGCGTTGCCCCGGGCGTGATCGACTGCGGCGGTGACGGTGTCATCCAGGCGTCGTTCCAGCCCGTCGAGCGTGCGGTTGACTCGCCAAGACGAGCCGCCCATGTCGAGGATCTCCCGTACCTGACTCGCGATGTGCTGCCACATCTGGAGTTCCTCTTGGTACTCCCTCTCCTGCTCCGGTGTGAGTTCAATGCCGACGTCTTCTCCGTCGTCAAAGACGGACCAGGGATGCCAGAACAGGACAGCGTCGACGACGTCCAGCAGTTCGTCGTCCTTCGCGTTGCCGAGCGCGCCGGCGCGCCGCAGGCGCAGGCGCAGTTCGCTCTGCAACCCATCGTGCTGGAAAAACTGGCCTCGCAGCCACGTCTGTAATTCGTGCTCGAGGTACGGCGGAACGCCTTCAACGGGCGGTTCGGGTTCAAGGCCAGCACGACGGCGACTGAGAGGCACCCATTCGGTGGACGTCACGGCCACAAACCCTATCCGGCAAGGACGACTTACCCCTCGTAGCTAATCTTCGCGGCGGCGTCCGGTGGCCTGCAGGTACGCACGCCCTCACCGCGGCGAGCACCTCCTCGGCCGGCCCGCCGCCGGCCCTCCCGGGGGGCAGTCGGTGGCGGGTCTGACGGCGCGGCCAGCGAGGCGGCCGTGCCCGGCCGCCTGGTCGCGCTGTTCTTAGCTGGGTGGGAGGGCGCCTTAGCGGCTGGGCGAGTCGAGGCCCGCCTCCACGGCTTTCACCGCAGACACCTGCCCGGCTGCGTCGCTGCCGGTCTTCGTCGCCGCCACAGCGTCACGGGTCGGGACGGGAAACGCCCGAGCAGCGGTCACCGCCGGTCCACTGCTGGCCGCAGTGCTCTCCGCCAGATCGGTGTAGGCCGCCTGGTTCGCAGCGGCCTCCTGGCTGCGGTCTCGACGTGCCGTGCCGAGGTCGATGCGCCCGTCGAGTTGGTCCTGCACCACCCGGCACGCAAACGCCCCTGGGGTCCGGGCCCGGTCGATGAAGTTGGGCACTCCGCGCAGCAACTGCTGTACGTCGTGGCCGGCATGCTGTGCCTGGTCGAGCGTGTACGCCAGCGCACCCCACGCCTCACACCCGAGCACCCGCTCGGCCCGCTGCCCAGACGGCCACGCCTTGCGGACCTCGGCGGCCATCCGCTCCTGCCTGTCCCGCACCGCCTCGGCGGACATCGCCGGCCGCCGCGACCGGTCCGTTGCCTCGCGCACCGCCCGATCGACGGCATCGGACAGCACCTCGATGCCGTCCGGCTCGCGCGTCGGCTCGGGCTTCTCGACCGCCTGGGCCGTCCGGCCCGCTCTCTTGGCGAGCTGGTCGACGACTGTCTGCCGGGCCTGCTGCGCCCGGGGGTCGACGTGCTGCCACGTCGACGCGGCCCGCCACACCCGAGCGATGTCCTCCGTCCCTGCGGTGCGCCACCACCCCGGGCGCATCGCCGGCCGCCACACCGCCGCGTCGGCCTGCTGTGCCGCGCGAGCCTGCGCGCGGACCTGCCGAGCCTGCTCCTCGCTGGCCCGCGCGGCGCGTTGCAGCTGCGCGATCCGGGCGTCGATAAGCACCTGGGCCAGTTGGCCGGCGGCCTGGATCGCGGCGGTCATCGCCGCGGTGGCCCGCTGGTGGATCTCGGCCATCTCGTTGTCGGCCACTACCTCTCCCCGTCTCTCATCGCTGCGTCTGCTGATCCGCCGCCGGGTCGACGCGGGCCCGAGCCCGCCCCGCGTCCGGCTCCTCCCGGCCGACGCGCGGGCCTGGAACGTCTCGCTCGACGTGCACCGCGCCCGGCGCGAGCAGCGGCATCAGGTGCGCCGCCGCCCTGGCCGCCGCGCCGGCCGCGTGTGCCTGCTGCTCGGCCGCGCGCAGCTCGGCCAACGCCACCACCAGCCGGGCCGCCTGCACGACAACGGCCAGCAGCACCGCCGCCTCACCGCCGTCGCGGGCAGGTCCGGTGACCATCAGCGCGTCGGCGACCCGGCCCAGCTCGGCGGCGATCGTCGACGCCGCCGGCGCCGGCGCGCGACGCGGTGGCGCCGCCGCACGGGCCAACGCGTCAGCCGCCCGCGTCACCGGGCCCCGCCCCGACGGCTCGGCCACGGCCGCGACTCGCGCCAGCAGTTCGGCGCTGGCCCGGGCTGCCGCCGGCCACTGCGGCGAGCCCGGCGCGACGCCAGCCAGCCGCCCGCTGATCGCCTCCAGGGCGGCGGCCGACGACCTCCACACCGCCATCCGGTCCTCACCGCGCAGCGCGGTCGATTCTGCGGAATCCGCCGCCTTCCACTGCCCGGCCGGCGGCGGGGGCGCGTCGGGCCACCGCTTGCGGATCTGGGGCAGGCTCAGGTCCCCGTCCAGGCTGCGCCCGGCATACCAGCGCGGCTTGCTGGCACCGGCCGGCCGCAGCGCCACGGCGTACCCGACCACCTGGTCCCGGTCGGTCGCCGCGGTGCGCGCAGCGACCAGAAGGCCGACGGACTTCATCC
Above is a genomic segment from Micromonospora citrea containing:
- a CDS encoding relaxase/mobilization nuclease domain-containing protein, which encodes MIPKVTYGTRVRGLLEYLWGPGKAEEHVDPHLVAGYDDVALLAPGRHDRDGERWSLDELAARLDAPQIAAGERGVKQYVWQCSLSLPAQEGQLDDATWGRIAGRFVAEMGFAGDPERAGCRWIAVRHGLSAKGNDHVHLVVTLATEDGAPVWLRQDKRRSQQVADLIEDEFGLGKWTPGRAGATRRPELTRPEVERARRVDQAPDRELLRRQVRAALAGATSEAEWVARMKSVGLLVAARTAATDRDQVVGYAVALRPAGASKPRWYAGRSLDGDLSLPQIRKRWPDAPPPPAGQWKAADSAESTALRGEDRMAVWRSSAAALEAISGRLAGVAPGSPQWPAAARASAELLARVAAVAEPSGRGPVTRAADALARAAAPPRRAPAPAASTIAAELGRVADALMVTGPARDGGEAAVLLAVVVQAARLVVALAELRAAEQQAHAAGAAARAAAHLMPLLAPGAVHVERDVPGPRVGREEPDAGRARARVDPAADQQTQR